Within Ramlibacter henchirensis, the genomic segment GCACGCGGCGATGCCGCGCAGCACGGAGGAGAGTCCCCTGAGCACGGAAGAGATGGCCATCAAGGCCGACGGGCACACGCCCATGATGGCCCAGTACCTCGCCATCAAGGCCCAGCATCCGAAGACGCTGGTCTTCTACCGGATGGGCGATTTCTACGAACTCTTCTTCGCCGATGCGGAAAAGGCGGCGCGGCTGCTGGACATCACCCTCACGCGCCGCGGCATGTCGGCCGGCCAGCCGGTGGCGATGGCCGGCGTGCCTTTCCATTCGGTCGAGGGCTACCTCGCGCGACTGATCAAGCTCGGCGAGTCGGTGGCCATCTGCGAACAGGTGGGCGACGTCGGCGCGAGCAAGGGGCCGGTGGAGCGCAAGGTCGTGCGCGTGGTCACGCCCGGCACGCTGACCGACACCGAGCTGCTCTCGGACAAGTCGGAGGCCGTGCTGCTGGCCGTGCACCAGGGCTCGCGCCACCGGTGCGGGCTCGCCTGGTTGTCGGTGACGCAAGGCGCATTGCAGCTGGCCGAATGCGCCGGCGACGAGGTCGAGACCTGGGTGGCGCGAATAGCCCCCAGCGAGCTGCTGTTCAGCGCCGATGTCACGCCCGCCTTCACGCAGCGCCTCAACGCGCTGCGCTTTTCGACCGGCGTCTCCCTGACCGAGCGCCCAGCATTCCAGTTCGAAGCCGGGCTGGGCCTGCGCAAGCTGCTGGAACAACTGAATGCGGCAACGCTGGCTGCTTGGGGCGCGGACGAACTCACGCACGCGCACGCCGCCGCCGCCGCCCTGCTCAGCTACGCCGAGCACACGCAAGGGCGCGCGCTGTCGCACGTGCAAAGCCTGCAGGTGCAGCGCGACGACGAGCTGATCGACCTGCCGATCACCACGCGCCGAAACCTGGAGCTGGTGCAGACGCTGCGCGGCGAGGACTCGCCCACGCTCTTCTCGCTGCTGGACACCTGCATGACCGGCATGGGCAGCCGCCTGCTCAAGTGCTGGCTGCTGGAGCCGCGCCGCGACCGCACGCAGGCGCAGGAGCGGCTCGATGCGCTCGACCTGCTGCGCGGCGGCGCCTGGCAGCGGCTGCGCACTGAGCTCAAAGGCACCAGCGACGTCGAGCGCATCACCGCCCGGATCGCGCTGCGCCAGGTCCGGCCCCGCGAGCTGGTCGGCCTGCGACAGTCGCTCGAAAAAGCACGGCAACTCGCCGGGGCCCTCGAAGGCGGCACCGAGCTGCTGGCGCGCCTGCGCAATGACCTCGTGCCGCCGCCCGGCTGCGCGCAACTGCTGCAGGCCGCGATCATGGAAGAGCCCGCCGCGCTGGTGCGCGACGGCGGCGTGATCGCCACCGGTCACGACGCAGACCTCGACGAGCTGCGCGCCATCCAGGAGAACGCCGACGGCTTCCTGCTCGAACTCGAGCGCCGCGAGCGCGAACGCAGCGGCATCGCCAACCTCAAGGTGCAGTTCAACCGCGTGCACGGCTTCTACATCGAGGTGAGCCAGGGCCAGCTGGACAAGGTGCCCGCCGACTACCGCCGGCGCCAGACGCTGAAGAACGCCGAGCGCTTCATCACGCCGGAGCTCAAGACCTTCGAGGACAAGGCGCTGTCGGCGCAGGAACGCGCGCTCGCCCGCGAGAAGTTTCTCTACGAGCAACTGCTCGACGCCTTGCAACCGCATATCCCGGCGCTCAGCCGCCTCGCTCGCGCGCTGGCGTCGGTGGATGCGCTGTGCGCGCTGGCCGAACGCTCGTTGACTCTGGGCTGGTGCCGACCGCAGTTCATGAAGGAGCCGGGCATCGAGATCACCCGTGGCCGCCATCCGGTGGTGGAGGCGCGCCTGGCAGAAACTTCCGGCGGCGCGTTCATCGCCAACGACACGCGGCTCGGGCCCAAGCAGCGCATGCAGGTGATCACCGGCCCCAACATGGGCGGCAAGAGCACCTACATGCGGCAGGTCGCGCTGATCTGCCTGCTGGCCGCGATGGGCTCGTACGTGCCCGCATCGGCGTGCCGCCTCGGGCCGATGGACGCGATCCACACCCGCATCGGCGCGGCCGACGACCTGGCCAACGCCCAATCCACCTTCATGCTGGAGATGACCGAAGCAGCGCAGATCCTGCATTCGGCCAGCCCGCAGAGCCTGGTGCTGATGGACGAGATCGGCCGCGGCACGTCGACCTTCGACGGCCTGGCGCTGGCCTCGGGCATCGCGGCCCACCTGCACGACAAGACGCAGGCCTTCACGCTCTTCGCGACGCACTATTTCGAGCTGACCGAGTTCTCCGCGAAGCACCACTGCGCGGTGAACGTGCACGTCAGCGCCACCGAGTCGGGCAGCGACATCGTGTTCCTGCACGAGATCCAGCCCGGGCCCGCCAGCCGCAGCTACGGCATCCAGGTGGCGCGCCTGGCGGGGATGCCTGCGGCGGTGGTCAATCACGCGCGCCATGCCCTCGCCGCGCTGGAGCAGCAGCAGGAGGCTGCGCGCGAGCAGGTCGACCTGTTCGCGCCGCCGCCGGAGCCGGTGCGGCAGGGCCCGAGCCCCGTCGAGGCCGCGCTGTCGTCGCTGGACCCGGATACCATGAGCCCGCGGGAA encodes:
- the mutS gene encoding DNA mismatch repair protein MutS; the encoded protein is MAIKADGHTPMMAQYLAIKAQHPKTLVFYRMGDFYELFFADAEKAARLLDITLTRRGMSAGQPVAMAGVPFHSVEGYLARLIKLGESVAICEQVGDVGASKGPVERKVVRVVTPGTLTDTELLSDKSEAVLLAVHQGSRHRCGLAWLSVTQGALQLAECAGDEVETWVARIAPSELLFSADVTPAFTQRLNALRFSTGVSLTERPAFQFEAGLGLRKLLEQLNAATLAAWGADELTHAHAAAAALLSYAEHTQGRALSHVQSLQVQRDDELIDLPITTRRNLELVQTLRGEDSPTLFSLLDTCMTGMGSRLLKCWLLEPRRDRTQAQERLDALDLLRGGAWQRLRTELKGTSDVERITARIALRQVRPRELVGLRQSLEKARQLAGALEGGTELLARLRNDLVPPPGCAQLLQAAIMEEPAALVRDGGVIATGHDADLDELRAIQENADGFLLELERRERERSGIANLKVQFNRVHGFYIEVSQGQLDKVPADYRRRQTLKNAERFITPELKTFEDKALSAQERALAREKFLYEQLLDALQPHIPALSRLARALASVDALCALAERSLTLGWCRPQFMKEPGIEITRGRHPVVEARLAETSGGAFIANDTRLGPKQRMQVITGPNMGGKSTYMRQVALICLLAAMGSYVPASACRLGPMDAIHTRIGAADDLANAQSTFMLEMTEAAQILHSASPQSLVLMDEIGRGTSTFDGLALASGIAAHLHDKTQAFTLFATHYFELTEFSAKHHCAVNVHVSATESGSDIVFLHEIQPGPASRSYGIQVARLAGMPAAVVNHARHALAALEQQQEAAREQVDLFAPPPEPVRQGPSPVEAALSSLDPDTMSPREALDALYALRKKLDSK